From Brachyspira hampsonii:
AGATAAATACAACTTTAAATATTTTTCAGCTACTTCAAATAATGGTACTATTCTTCTTTTCTTTTCGCCTTTAGTGATATTTAAATGTATTCTTCTATTTTCAAAATCTATATTTTCTAATTTTAGATTTACAGCTTCTTTTCTTCTCATTCCTGTAGTTGCTAATAAAACTAATATAGTTATATTTCTCAAATTAGTAAAACTATGCTTTTTATTCTGTGATATTTTCTCTATGATGTCTAATGTTTCATTATAAGAAATGCTCTTTTGTTCTTTTATAACTAATTTTGGAAGTTCTACACTTAATATACTTTCATCAAGATTAGCTTCATAAGCATCATTCAAAAACCTAAAATATTTTTTTACCGCATTTTTGACTTTTCTAGTCATATTTTCGCTTCTTTCTTCAGATATATAACTAAATATTTTCACTATATGTTTCTTTCTTAATTTTGATACTTCATTTTCTCCTAAATATGAGAAAAATATCTTTAATACATAAGAATATCCGTCAAGAGTTGATTTTGTGATTTTACCTTTACAGTAATTCTGAAACTCTTTTAATAATCTTTCATTGAATATTAAATAATCTTCATTTCTATCTTCTTCAAAGATATTTATTGTCATAATA
This genomic window contains:
- a CDS encoding tyrosine-type recombinase/integrase → MTINIFEEDRNEDYLIFNERLLKEFQNYCKGKITKSTLDGYSYVLKIFFSYLGENEVSKLRKKHIVKIFSYISEERSENMTRKVKNAVKKYFRFLNDAYEANLDESILSVELPKLVIKEQKSISYNETLDIIEKISQNKKHSFTNLRNITILVLLATTGMRRKEAVNLKLENIDFENRRIHLNITKGEKKRRIVPLFEVAEKYLKLYLSERSKKALKDENNLFINRNGTAISTETVGHIASKICKKYGFNFSLHSFRRGYATDLNKNKVPITNIAKVLGHDNVSTTYKHYIIVDDETMEKVSYNHPAFSDKSNHFNTIAKVYEEKLEEDKKTKENKNCVHFNDILKMFRRIEIKEN